In one bacterium genomic region, the following are encoded:
- a CDS encoding PilZ domain-containing protein, with protein sequence MKNGNHILSNVPQGEIKDSLVRPAVLICEKIHGESPVYNLSGNKEFFIGQNPENDLCLTGDDVSDVHAKIRPEEENYMLYDLASKSGLTLNWTKTLKCKLEHKDRIKIGSHTLIFEFVKEEEVFDRIERIKTDNVRPIITLKFLLNVDNKLEEYSGTVKDINLNGARIEMQEEVLHKGNVMEASIFSSELSLVEVMAQVIWERVQDRGGKLLYDIGLQFIEMDEKATSRLKDYIDKPR encoded by the coding sequence TGTACCACAGGGAGAAATAAAAGATAGTTTGGTACGCCCCGCTGTTCTTATATGCGAGAAAATTCACGGAGAATCCCCTGTTTACAATTTATCCGGTAACAAAGAATTTTTTATTGGGCAAAACCCTGAAAATGATTTATGTTTGACAGGAGATGATGTTTCGGATGTTCACGCAAAAATAAGGCCTGAAGAAGAAAATTACATGCTTTATGATTTAGCTTCAAAAAGCGGATTAACCTTAAATTGGACAAAAACATTAAAATGCAAATTGGAACATAAAGACCGAATAAAAATCGGCTCTCATACTTTGATTTTTGAGTTTGTAAAAGAAGAAGAAGTTTTTGACAGAATAGAGAGAATAAAAACAGATAATGTAAGACCGATTATAACCCTAAAATTTTTGCTTAATGTTGATAATAAACTTGAAGAATATAGTGGAACAGTGAAAGATATAAATCTTAATGGCGCAAGAATAGAAATGCAAGAGGAAGTATTGCACAAAGGCAATGTCATGGAAGCGAGTATTTTTTCTTCAGAACTTTCGCTTGTTGAAGTTATGGCTCAAGTTATTTGGGAAAGAGTTCAAGATAGAGGTGGAAAACTATTATATGATATTGGGCTTCAATTCATAGAGATGGATGAAAAAGCAACAAGCCGACTAAAAGATTATATTGATAAACCCCGTTAG